ATCGAGAAAATAATATGTTAAGATCTTCTGGGAAAAATCGTCTAATTCACTATTATATAAATCAAAAACTATCGTTGATGACGAATTCTTTAATACCTTACTTAGAGGAAATCTTTCAACACCAACGTCAAAAAGCTGAGTCTCCTTAAGTAAGTATAATCCTCTAATGATATTTTCTTTAGTACTTCTATGTATCTCAACACCTTCTAGACCATTATCGTTAAATTCGGTTATTAAATCATCTAACTTTGAAATTTCCTTACCTTTTTTTCTTATCATTATTTTGATAAAGTGAGATGCTTGCTCACTAAAATAAGGATTAAGTCTATGTAAGACTCCTTTAACGTCTCTAAACCTAAAATAAAATGGATAGATAGTAACTTGAGACGACCATTCAGAATTAGAAATTATTATCTTATTATTTATTATTGAAGAATAAAGTGTAACACCCTTACTATTTAAATAATTAACTATGGGCTTTACAAACATATCAAAATATACTTTTGCTATAGATCCAGCTGACTTTGAATTACCAAGATACTTTTTTACCCACGTTCTGCTTACTGGATAAATTATATCGAGGTTAATCCCCTTTACTATAGCTCCATAAAGTTGATTAAATTCCTCTACACCATTTCTGACAATCTTATCGGATTTATCTGGTGGTAAAAAAATGTGATAATAATCACCAGTTGCATCTAAAATAAACGTCTTGCTACCTTCCTCATTTACCACATTAAGACCAGCTATTAGATCTTTTATAAAAGAAGTTTTACCAGCACCAGTAGTTCCTAATATGAGCATATGAAAATTCAAATCGTCAAGGCTAGTACTAACTCTTACCCTACTATATGACACGTCTAAAAAGCCTAATCTCAGTAAACCCCTAGTTGTACCTAATGATCTTTCTATAACCTCTGGCTTTGGAATGATAACAGGAGATTGCGGTTCTAAAGTAATATCTGC
The nucleotide sequence above comes from Sulfolobus tengchongensis. Encoded proteins:
- a CDS encoding ATP-binding protein, which codes for MTSDFSLYNDIKDKISKARALAITLGDLVGKVSRYLPSKVDEENDIVNVVVDPNTYYKYPFLGKIGIFLGAVDIKSLYFVLLRVIGYERSDASSLFMGDSSILSNVGLSDDEPGSLITNVTLKCEMLTKVDFLSSSDPEAADITLEPQSPVIIPKPEVIERSLGTTRGLLRLGFLDVSYSRVRVSTSLDDLNFHMLILGTTGAGKTSFIKDLIAGLNVVNEEGSKTFILDATGDYYHIFLPPDKSDKIVRNGVEEFNQLYGAIVKGINLDIIYPVSRTWVKKYLGNSKSAGSIAKVYFDMFVKPIVNYLNSKGVTLYSSIINNKIIISNSEWSSQVTIYPFYFRFRDVKGVLHRLNPYFSEQASHFIKIMIRKKGKEISKLDDLITEFNDNGLEGVEIHRSTKENIIRGLYLLKETQLFDVGVERFPLSKVLKNSSSTIVFDLYNSELDDFSQKILTYYFLDRLFEFREKQMRGGSVKGRYVIVIDEAHRFFPSSKGGEEDTNYIRKVAGKIATMMRLGRRRKIGFIFATHNPNDLSDIIIQLANTKVLFRIKSEVAEALGLSKTEARILNWEKNGVSYLLTPWLREGKIKIKVPVPPPLGHYDLSKT